One window from the genome of Candidatus Zixiibacteriota bacterium encodes:
- a CDS encoding UDP-N-acetylmuramoyl-L-alanine--D-glutamate ligase, whose product GPHNLENAMAAGAAALLAGVPAETISDVFEQFPGVEHRLEYVATIDGIRFVNDSKATNVDSVWYALQSVAEKIVLILGGKYKGGDLERLNELITQKVRHIVLIGEATSRMREAYEPIVNLSRANSLEEAVRISYEVARENDTVLLSPACASFDMFRDYEHRGQVFKQAVRGLKKDEKE is encoded by the coding sequence GGACCTCATAATCTCGAGAACGCCATGGCCGCCGGTGCCGCCGCGCTTCTGGCAGGTGTCCCTGCGGAAACGATAAGTGACGTATTTGAACAATTTCCAGGGGTGGAACACAGGCTTGAATATGTGGCCACTATCGATGGTATCCGGTTTGTCAATGATTCCAAGGCGACCAATGTCGATTCTGTCTGGTACGCGCTCCAGTCAGTAGCAGAAAAAATCGTTCTGATACTGGGAGGCAAGTACAAGGGAGGCGATCTCGAACGCCTGAATGAACTCATTACGCAAAAAGTCAGACATATAGTATTGATCGGTGAAGCCACGTCTCGCATGCGTGAAGCCTATGAACCGATCGTCAACCTGAGCCGGGCTAATTCACTTGAGGAAGCAGTCCGCATAAGTTATGAAGTCGCCCGTGAAAATGACACCGTGCTTCTGTCACCCGCCTGTGCTTCTTTCGATATGTTTCGTGACTATGAACATCGCGGGCAGGTTTTTAAACAGGCAGTCAGGGGATTGAAAAAAGATGAAAAAGAATAA